In Candidatus Bathyarchaeia archaeon, the following are encoded in one genomic region:
- the rplV gene encoding 50S ribosomal protein L22 — protein MPEWGYSITDLDPATTAKASGRELRISPKAAREICAAIKGMMLDEAKEYLRQVILKRKAVPFKRYKKKLPHRRGLQNAMAGRYPVKAASRILEVLESAEANAEYKGLNVEKLRIIHAAAYPGAKIRRYIPRAFSRATPKFETLCHVEIVLEEMKGE, from the coding sequence TTGCCTGAATGGGGATATTCAATAACTGATCTGGATCCTGCTACCACCGCTAAAGCAAGTGGTAGGGAGCTTAGAATATCGCCTAAAGCTGCTAGAGAAATTTGCGCCGCTATAAAAGGTATGATGCTGGATGAGGCGAAGGAATATCTGAGGCAAGTAATTTTGAAGAGGAAGGCGGTTCCATTCAAACGTTATAAGAAGAAGCTTCCACATAGAAGAGGATTACAGAATGCTATGGCTGGTAGGTATCCCGTTAAGGCGGCTTCAAGGATACTTGAGGTTCTTGAGAGTGCTGAAGCGAATGCTGAGTACAAGGGGCTTAATGTTGAAAAGCTAAGAATAATTCATGCAGCTGCATATCCAGGCGCCAAAATAAGGAGGTATATTCCTAGAGCTTTTAGTAGGGCAACGCCTAAGTTTGAGACATTATGTCACGTCGAAATAGTCCTCGAAGAGATGAAGGGGGAATAA
- a CDS encoding MoaD/ThiS family protein, which translates to MRVKVIYLGVVRHKVGRSEEEFELEDNAFLRDLILKIIGEHGALKDMVSSLGESPIDPTLIVTLNGLAVNLASGNNIKLKDGDTLALMTVIGGG; encoded by the coding sequence ATGAGAGTTAAGGTCATTTATTTAGGTGTTGTAAGACATAAAGTTGGACGAAGTGAGGAAGAGTTTGAACTAGAGGATAATGCTTTCCTTAGAGACCTCATCCTCAAAATTATTGGAGAGCATGGTGCGCTTAAAGATATGGTTAGCAGTCTCGGTGAGAGCCCTATTGATCCAACATTAATAGTGACCCTAAATGGATTGGCAGTAAACTTAGCATCTGGGAATAATATTAAACTTAAGGACGGTGATACCTTAGCCCTCATGACCGTTATTGGTGGAGGATAA
- a CDS encoding minichromosome maintenance protein MCM yields MPVTTELIVERPLEKFSSIFKSPKYRQRIAQMVLNSLTSLILDFEDLLIVDPRLADELLEKPSEYLSYANSAALEQLQIEDPEYAEKIKEIGVTVRVRGIPRVTPLRKLGSEHIGKLVMVEGIIMRATTVRPIVTVAAFKCKRCDAKMEVPQSGAFLTLPFKCANPRCSKSGPFEFIQEESKFIDYQELRIQEYPEDIPPGQTPRSLDIRLFGKDIVDTARPGDRVYVVGIVGAEATSYPRTGKTRAFTLYIDANFIDAAGKESESLLITPEEEEQILRLAKDPFIHQKIIQSIAPSIYGYEHIKEAIMYLLFGGVQKNLPDINIRGEINILLVGDPGTAKSQILRYVQRIAPRGLYTSGRGTTAAGLTAAVLPSPTGGMTLEAGALVLADKGIACIDEIDKMRPEDRVAIHEAMEQHTISVAKGGIVATLNARTAILAAANPALGRYDPYRTVAENISLPVTILSRFDLIFVLRDVPEKDSDSRMSEHLLKLHMKEVPPVEPPIPPDLLRKYIAYARNNVKPVLTQEAMDRLKEFYLTMRSASEGEGSPIAITARQLEALVRLAEARARAALRNVVLPEDAEAAIAIMRRSLEEVGIDVSSKKFDIDIIMVGKPRSVQDKLRVILNTIVEMEKESGMVSRADLLEKLSSEYDIPRTEAEKLIAQMIREGTLYEPRNGYLKKT; encoded by the coding sequence GTGCCTGTTACGACAGAACTTATCGTTGAAAGACCCCTAGAAAAATTTAGTTCAATATTTAAGTCTCCTAAGTATCGTCAGAGAATAGCCCAAATGGTTTTAAACTCATTAACATCTTTAATACTCGATTTTGAGGATCTTCTCATTGTTGATCCACGTTTAGCTGATGAATTACTTGAGAAGCCAAGCGAGTACTTATCCTACGCTAACAGCGCAGCCCTTGAACAATTGCAGATAGAGGACCCTGAATATGCTGAGAAGATTAAGGAGATAGGTGTAACAGTTAGGGTACGTGGCATACCAAGAGTTACACCACTACGTAAGCTTGGCTCAGAGCATATTGGTAAACTTGTTATGGTTGAGGGCATAATAATGCGTGCAACAACTGTTAGACCAATAGTTACTGTTGCAGCGTTTAAGTGTAAAAGGTGTGATGCTAAAATGGAGGTTCCACAGAGCGGTGCATTCTTAACTCTCCCATTTAAATGCGCAAATCCACGTTGTAGCAAGAGTGGACCTTTCGAGTTTATTCAAGAAGAGTCTAAATTTATTGATTATCAGGAGCTCAGGATTCAGGAGTATCCCGAAGATATTCCGCCAGGTCAAACCCCACGCTCGCTTGACATTAGATTGTTTGGAAAGGATATTGTTGATACCGCTAGGCCTGGTGATAGGGTTTATGTTGTCGGCATAGTTGGCGCTGAGGCAACATCGTATCCTAGAACTGGCAAGACTAGGGCTTTCACACTTTATATAGATGCAAACTTTATTGATGCCGCTGGAAAGGAGTCTGAGTCTCTGCTTATAACGCCTGAAGAGGAGGAGCAGATTCTCCGATTAGCCAAAGACCCCTTCATACACCAGAAGATTATTCAGTCTATTGCTCCATCAATCTATGGTTATGAGCATATTAAGGAGGCAATAATGTATCTCCTATTTGGCGGCGTTCAGAAGAACCTACCAGACATAAATATTAGGGGTGAGATAAATATACTCCTCGTTGGAGACCCTGGAACCGCTAAATCCCAGATTCTACGCTACGTTCAGAGGATAGCGCCCAGAGGCTTATATACAAGCGGCAGGGGCACAACCGCGGCTGGCTTAACTGCCGCTGTTCTACCATCGCCAACTGGCGGAATGACTCTTGAGGCCGGAGCGCTTGTCTTGGCGGATAAAGGTATAGCATGCATAGATGAGATTGATAAGATGAGACCTGAAGACAGGGTTGCAATACATGAGGCTATGGAGCAACATACGATATCTGTTGCTAAGGGCGGAATCGTTGCCACATTAAATGCTAGAACAGCTATTTTAGCAGCCGCCAACCCGGCTCTTGGCAGATACGACCCGTATAGAACTGTTGCTGAGAACATTTCATTACCTGTAACGATATTATCCAGATTCGATTTAATCTTCGTCTTAAGAGATGTTCCGGAAAAGGATTCTGATTCAAGGATGAGTGAACACCTGCTTAAACTACATATGAAGGAGGTTCCTCCAGTTGAGCCTCCGATCCCGCCAGATCTACTCAGAAAGTATATTGCCTATGCCAGAAATAATGTTAAACCTGTTCTAACACAAGAAGCTATGGATCGCCTGAAAGAGTTCTATTTGACTATGCGCTCAGCCAGTGAGGGGGAGGGCTCACCTATAGCCATAACAGCCCGTCAACTTGAGGCTTTAGTTAGGCTTGCTGAAGCCAGAGCTCGTGCAGCGCTTAGAAACGTTGTCCTACCTGAGGATGCTGAGGCAGCTATAGCCATAATGAGGAGGTCCCTTGAGGAGGTTGGCATAGATGTATCTTCAAAGAAGTTTGATATCGACATTATCATGGTCGGTAAGCCCAGAAGTGTACAGGATAAGTTACGCGTCATATTAAACACTATAGTTGAGATGGAAAAGGAGAGCGGTATGGTTAGTAGGGCTGATTTACTCGAGAAGCTTAGTAGCGAATATGATATACCTAGAACTGAGGCTGAGAAGTTAATAGCCCAAATGATACGCGAAGGCACATTATATGAGCCTAGAAATGGATATTTAAAGAAGACTTAA
- a CDS encoding DEAD/DEAH box helicase: MLIEELNINPEVKKILIEEGVRALFPPQAEAIKFGALEGQNLLLASPTASGKTLVAELCALKHILENDGKVLYLTPLKALANEKYEEFKKYTVIRKPNGRPISVGISTGDYDSSDTWLGKFDIIVTTNEKCDSLLRHRAPWINEISLVVADEVHLLNDIERGPTLEVVLARLMQINPKIQILALSATVRNSDEIAEWLNASAITTEWRPVKLKEGILLNDEIQFKDGDSAKINRIVKDPAINLALHSVKQGGQALIFASSRKNAVSLAKKAAPEISELLSKSLKRSLENLADEIQASGERTRLSDLLAELVKCGVAFHHAGLSGTHRKIIEDSFRNGKIKVLTATPTLAFGVNLPARMVIISDYRRYEPGYGYYPITVLEYKQMVGRAGRPKYDDVGESILIARTDEERNYLITNFVLAKPERIWSKLGVERVLRSHVLATIASEFAYSEQGVYDFFAKTLYAYQYDIGAIKGTIARILKFLYDEGMIKYEGNFIRATEFGARVSQLYIDPVSAIMIRDAFKRRAPRITNISFLHMIARTPDMAPKVRPTSSEIDGITLFVDEHRDEFLFDVPDEWTDRIDFEEFLSEVKTALVLNAWIEEFSEDDIIEHFGVEPGDLYHLTETARWLIYSSYELAKLLGHKDLLAKLFELMERVEKGVKAELIPLARLEGIGRVRARILYNAGLRTLEDLRRVLVDKLMELPLIGPKIAKRIKEQVGGTLSQEEWKKLTEATGEQEQQPLTEYYKS; encoded by the coding sequence TTGCTCATCGAAGAACTCAACATAAATCCGGAAGTAAAGAAGATTTTAATTGAAGAAGGTGTAAGGGCTTTATTCCCGCCACAAGCGGAGGCCATAAAATTTGGGGCACTTGAGGGACAAAATCTACTATTAGCTAGTCCAACGGCTTCTGGCAAGACTTTAGTTGCAGAATTATGTGCTCTGAAACACATTCTTGAAAATGATGGTAAAGTTCTTTATTTAACTCCTCTGAAGGCTTTAGCCAATGAGAAGTATGAGGAGTTCAAGAAGTACACTGTTATACGTAAACCTAATGGTAGACCAATTAGCGTGGGTATAAGTACTGGTGATTATGATAGTAGTGATACTTGGCTTGGAAAATTCGATATTATAGTGACAACTAATGAGAAGTGCGATTCACTTCTAAGACATAGGGCACCATGGATAAATGAGATATCACTAGTGGTTGCAGATGAGGTTCATTTATTGAACGATATTGAGAGAGGACCAACTTTAGAGGTTGTTTTAGCGCGGCTCATGCAAATAAACCCGAAAATTCAGATACTGGCTCTGAGCGCAACAGTTAGAAATTCTGATGAGATTGCCGAGTGGCTCAATGCCTCAGCCATAACGACCGAGTGGAGACCAGTTAAGCTCAAAGAGGGAATACTGTTAAACGATGAAATCCAATTTAAGGATGGAGACTCGGCCAAAATAAATAGGATTGTTAAAGACCCTGCAATAAACTTAGCATTGCACAGCGTTAAACAGGGTGGGCAAGCACTTATATTCGCGTCTTCAAGAAAGAACGCTGTTAGCCTGGCTAAGAAGGCAGCTCCTGAGATAAGTGAGCTATTATCTAAATCCCTTAAGCGCTCCCTCGAGAACCTAGCCGATGAAATCCAAGCATCGGGTGAGAGAACTAGGTTAAGTGATCTGTTAGCCGAGCTGGTTAAGTGTGGTGTTGCATTCCACCATGCAGGGTTATCGGGCACTCATAGGAAGATTATCGAGGATTCATTTAGAAATGGCAAGATTAAGGTTTTAACAGCCACACCAACATTAGCTTTCGGAGTTAATCTTCCAGCCAGAATGGTTATTATAAGCGATTATAGGCGATACGAACCGGGCTACGGCTATTATCCAATAACGGTTTTAGAGTATAAGCAGATGGTTGGAAGAGCTGGCCGCCCAAAATATGATGATGTTGGCGAATCCATTTTAATCGCTAGAACTGATGAAGAGCGTAACTATCTTATAACAAATTTTGTTCTGGCTAAGCCTGAGCGCATATGGTCTAAGCTCGGTGTTGAACGCGTCTTAAGAAGCCATGTTCTGGCAACTATAGCCTCAGAATTCGCCTATTCGGAGCAGGGTGTATATGATTTCTTCGCTAAAACACTATATGCCTATCAATATGATATCGGGGCGATTAAAGGAACAATAGCAAGAATACTAAAGTTCCTTTATGATGAGGGAATGATAAAATATGAGGGTAATTTCATTAGGGCTACAGAGTTCGGTGCAAGAGTATCTCAGCTATATATTGACCCAGTCTCAGCCATAATGATTCGTGATGCATTCAAAAGAAGGGCTCCAAGAATAACAAACATTAGTTTTCTCCATATGATAGCGCGCACCCCAGATATGGCGCCTAAGGTTAGACCCACGTCAAGCGAGATTGACGGAATAACGCTTTTTGTTGACGAGCATAGGGATGAATTCCTATTTGATGTCCCAGACGAGTGGACTGATAGAATAGATTTTGAAGAGTTTCTAAGCGAGGTTAAAACAGCCTTAGTCCTAAACGCTTGGATAGAAGAATTTTCTGAGGATGATATAATCGAGCATTTTGGGGTTGAACCTGGAGATCTATATCATTTAACTGAGACAGCTAGGTGGCTTATATATTCATCATACGAGTTGGCGAAACTCCTTGGGCATAAAGATTTACTTGCAAAATTATTTGAGCTAATGGAGAGAGTTGAGAAGGGAGTTAAAGCCGAGCTAATACCATTGGCTAGGCTTGAGGGAATAGGACGAGTAAGAGCGCGCATACTGTATAATGCCGGATTAAGAACTCTAGAAGACTTAAGAAGGGTTCTAGTGGACAAACTCATGGAGCTGCCATTAATAGGTCCAAAGATAGCGAAAAGGATAAAGGAACAGGTTGGGGGAACTCTCAGCCAAGAAGAATGGAAGAAACTGACTGAGGCAACAGGGGAGCAGGAGCAACAACCATTAACAGAATATTATAAATCGTAA
- a CDS encoding 50S ribosomal protein L35ae, producing the protein MSFDLKGVIVNYRLGPRTQKSKECLIQFPNVKSRSEAGQLIGRKVAWSDGKNNTIVGVIIAPHGKKGVVRARFRRGLPGQALGTEVRIIG; encoded by the coding sequence GTGTCCTTCGATCTTAAAGGTGTCATAGTCAATTATAGACTAGGACCTAGAACACAAAAATCTAAAGAGTGCCTAATACAGTTTCCGAATGTGAAGTCTAGGAGCGAGGCGGGGCAGCTTATTGGGCGTAAGGTTGCATGGTCTGATGGAAAAAATAATACAATAGTTGGGGTTATAATTGCGCCTCATGGAAAGAAGGGTGTAGTTAGGGCAAGATTTAGGAGAGGGTTACCTGGGCAGGCTTTGGGAACAGAAGTGAGAATTATTGGCTAA
- a CDS encoding DUF99 family protein has protein sequence MRLHVHKKAFRALGISESFIKGLSGKSVLAGVVLRSDGILDGFIFSRVSVGGMDATEKIIDMYKDLKRDDINVLMLNGCVISWYNVVDLQRVYEETNLPLICVTYEESEGLDKYFLELFPEDCEKRIEIYHKNGPRTTVNLHTGHKVYIRFYGMSLEEAKGILNKFTLHGAVPEPLRIARLLARGIIRTLCTNLT, from the coding sequence TTGCGTCTGCATGTTCACAAAAAGGCTTTCCGAGCATTAGGGATATCTGAGAGTTTCATTAAGGGTTTAAGTGGAAAATCAGTTTTAGCCGGTGTGGTCTTAAGGAGCGACGGCATACTAGATGGCTTCATATTTTCCAGAGTATCCGTTGGCGGTATGGATGCAACCGAGAAAATTATAGATATGTACAAAGACCTAAAGAGAGACGATATAAATGTTTTAATGCTTAATGGCTGCGTTATAAGCTGGTATAATGTAGTTGACCTCCAGAGAGTGTATGAGGAGACAAATCTGCCGCTTATATGCGTGACATACGAGGAATCTGAGGGTTTAGATAAATATTTCCTAGAATTATTTCCAGAGGATTGTGAAAAGCGCATAGAAATCTATCATAAAAATGGTCCGAGAACTACTGTGAATCTTCATACAGGGCATAAAGTATACATTAGATTTTACGGTATGAGCCTAGAGGAAGCGAAGGGGATACTCAATAAATTCACATTACATGGCGCAGTGCCTGAACCGCTCAGAATAGCGAGATTATTGGCGAGAGGAATAATAAGAACACTCTGCACCAACTTAACCTAG
- the alaXM gene encoding alanyl-tRNA editing protein AlaXM, protein MAVLTRALYLEDSYLRECDATVIKVTDGRYVVLDQTVFYPKSGGQPWDTGKIIRGDEVFNVIYVGKFGEDISHEVDREGLKVGDRVHCIIDWERRYKFMRSHTAAHVFASLICSETGALVTGNQIEEDKIRFDFSLERLDRDLIMKYVEKANELFKKDIPVIWYELPREEALKIPGIVKMAEAFPPNIPSLRIVEIVGVDKQADGGTHVRNLREVGQIRLLKLESKGKLNKRVYFTLE, encoded by the coding sequence GTGGCGGTTTTGACGAGAGCTCTATATCTGGAGGATAGTTATCTTAGGGAGTGTGATGCGACCGTTATTAAAGTTACTGATGGCAGATATGTAGTCTTGGATCAAACAGTTTTCTACCCTAAAAGTGGAGGGCAACCCTGGGATACTGGAAAGATAATACGTGGAGACGAAGTCTTTAACGTTATTTATGTCGGTAAGTTCGGTGAAGATATATCACATGAAGTTGATAGGGAAGGTTTGAAGGTTGGCGATAGAGTTCATTGTATCATTGACTGGGAAAGGCGCTATAAATTTATGCGTAGTCATACAGCGGCACATGTATTCGCATCATTAATATGCAGCGAAACCGGAGCCCTTGTGACTGGAAATCAGATTGAAGAGGATAAAATTCGATTTGACTTTAGCCTGGAACGTCTAGATAGGGATTTAATAATGAAGTATGTGGAGAAAGCCAATGAGCTCTTCAAGAAGGATATTCCTGTAATATGGTATGAGCTTCCAAGGGAAGAAGCCTTAAAGATTCCGGGCATAGTTAAGATGGCTGAGGCTTTTCCACCAAATATCCCATCACTGCGCATTGTTGAAATTGTTGGCGTTGATAAGCAGGCTGATGGTGGAACACATGTCAGAAACCTTAGAGAGGTTGGTCAAATAAGGTTGCTGAAGCTTGAGAGTAAAGGTAAATTAAATAAGCGCGTTTACTTTACGCTTGAATAA
- a CDS encoding CUB domain-containing protein, translating to MGTSNPATVYKYTRETGWEAMIPAIRSGNISLESPHPYPNNYDNIWEIYYPNAAMIRVHFAYIRTESSYDYVYVRSSDGTIVNIYSGQYENVWSNWISGNIIFIQLISDYSITYEGFSIDKLEWTSSSLSITQEFAVLSLVEYNGHLYAGTMSSSNPGEGKGRVYRYDGVNVKGEHVWTIVGDNMDNQVSSLVVFKGKLYAGTAWGSGKLYRYDGENNWTVVIDYPDWDGIRSAYMWNDFLYLGDIAYDKIGRYDGITFEPLVHLGGSCIYDFEIYRDNLYAAAYRGRLYRSADGNLWSLVVGPQDFHMWEIETFQGYLYMGMDSGQIQRFNGDVNEVIWTAPDSVISMVVYENLLYFGTGGKLATLEEQLVRGGFISMMEPMFKQFLIF from the coding sequence GTGGGAACTAGCAATCCAGCCACGGTATATAAATATACACGTGAAACAGGATGGGAGGCTATGATTCCAGCAATAAGATCAGGAAATATAAGTCTTGAGAGCCCGCATCCGTATCCAAATAATTATGATAATATATGGGAAATATATTACCCAAATGCGGCCATGATACGAGTACACTTCGCATATATTCGCACAGAGAGCTCATATGATTACGTTTATGTGAGAAGTAGTGATGGAACCATTGTTAATATATACTCCGGGCAGTATGAAAATGTTTGGAGTAATTGGATATCGGGAAACATCATTTTCATACAATTAATATCAGATTATAGCATAACCTACGAGGGATTTTCAATAGATAAGCTAGAATGGACTTCTTCAAGTTTAAGTATTACACAAGAGTTTGCCGTTCTCTCTTTAGTCGAGTACAATGGCCACCTATATGCAGGCACCATGTCAAGCTCTAACCCCGGAGAGGGAAAAGGGCGCGTATATAGATATGATGGTGTTAACGTCAAGGGCGAACATGTGTGGACTATAGTTGGCGACAACATGGATAACCAAGTTTCTTCGCTGGTAGTGTTTAAGGGCAAACTGTACGCTGGAACAGCATGGGGTTCGGGAAAACTCTATCGATATGATGGAGAAAATAATTGGACGGTTGTAATCGATTATCCCGATTGGGATGGCATAAGAAGCGCGTATATGTGGAATGATTTTCTATATCTTGGGGATATCGCCTACGATAAAATCGGCCGTTATGACGGAATAACATTTGAACCTCTCGTCCATTTAGGAGGAAGCTGCATTTATGACTTTGAGATCTATAGGGATAACTTATATGCCGCAGCTTATAGGGGTAGACTTTATAGGTCAGCAGATGGAAACTTGTGGAGTCTAGTAGTCGGTCCTCAAGACTTCCATATGTGGGAGATTGAGACTTTTCAGGGTTACTTATATATGGGTATGGATTCAGGGCAGATTCAGAGATTTAACGGGGATGTAAATGAGGTTATTTGGACGGCGCCAGATAGTGTCATATCAATGGTTGTTTATGAAAATCTGTTATATTTTGGAACCGGGGGGAAGCTGGCTACCTTGGAAGAACAACTGGTGAGGGGAGGGTTTATCAGTATGATGGAACCTATGTTCAAGCAATTTCTGATATTTTAG
- a CDS encoding adenine deaminase C-terminal domain-containing protein, giving the protein MVTIKPAEYFRLPNLGGLSPGKSADMVIVDDLRSFRARVVLIDGKIVAKDGKYLGADAGNFMKTALGSVNFGPLCLKDLRIKHPSISDGKVTVRVIGLIRGQIITEEIRCEMNVINGEVNPDPDRDILKICVIERHKASGRIGKGFVKGFGFKSGAIASTVAHDSHNIIAVGVNDHDIYRAILRLREINGGFVIVNGGKIIEELPLPIAGLMAALEADEISEKTNSFETAAAQLGCGIKNPFIVLSFLSLPVIPKLKITDFGLIDAEKLEVVSLFID; this is encoded by the coding sequence ATGGTTACGATTAAGCCTGCGGAATACTTTAGACTCCCAAATTTAGGGGGCTTATCGCCCGGGAAATCAGCGGATATGGTTATTGTAGATGATTTAAGAAGTTTTAGGGCCAGGGTTGTCTTAATAGATGGTAAGATTGTAGCTAAGGATGGCAAATATCTGGGTGCAGACGCTGGCAATTTCATGAAAACAGCTCTTGGATCAGTTAATTTTGGACCATTATGTCTCAAGGATCTACGTATAAAACATCCAAGCATAAGTGATGGTAAGGTTACTGTTAGAGTCATTGGCTTAATTAGGGGTCAAATAATTACTGAAGAGATTCGATGCGAAATGAATGTTATTAATGGTGAAGTTAATCCCGATCCAGATAGGGACATACTTAAGATATGCGTTATTGAGAGACATAAAGCGTCGGGTAGGATTGGAAAGGGTTTCGTGAAGGGTTTCGGCTTCAAGAGTGGCGCGATAGCCTCAACAGTTGCCCACGACTCACATAATATTATTGCTGTAGGTGTAAATGATCATGATATCTACAGGGCAATATTAAGACTTAGAGAGATTAATGGAGGCTTTGTGATAGTTAATGGCGGAAAAATTATTGAAGAGCTTCCTTTACCAATCGCTGGGCTAATGGCGGCTTTAGAGGCTGACGAAATATCTGAGAAAACTAATTCTTTTGAGACTGCAGCTGCGCAGCTTGGCTGCGGGATTAAAAATCCATTTATTGTACTTTCATTCCTTTCGCTTCCAGTTATTCCAAAACTTAAAATTACTGATTTCGGGCTTATTGATGCTGAGAAACTAGAGGTTGTAAGCTTATTTATTGATTAA
- a CDS encoding amidohydrolase family protein: MESLIDSCLGLTPLELLISGKIVDVYSGSIFDGYVGVKDGLITYVGVKPKVSRKFLDSSSRYVLPAYIDGHIHIESSLMTPSFFAKAVIPHGTCCVIADPHEIANVLGLNGIKFMIEDAERTPLKFYFMIPSCVPSTNLETSGAEIGLREIEMLKGFKNILGLGEVMNYKGVINKDKLVLDKIRACTGMIIDGHAPGLRGDDLCAYILAGINSDHETISLEEAKEKITFGMWIMIREGSTTKAISSLIKIVSKGCPERVMLVTDDRHAGDIISEGHIDYCLRRAVEGA; this comes from the coding sequence ATGGAGTCTCTTATAGATTCATGCTTGGGTTTAACGCCTCTAGAGTTACTGATTTCAGGTAAGATAGTTGATGTTTATAGTGGCAGTATTTTTGATGGTTATGTAGGCGTTAAAGACGGTTTAATAACATATGTCGGCGTTAAGCCTAAAGTATCTAGGAAATTTTTAGATTCATCCTCCAGATATGTTTTGCCAGCGTATATTGATGGACATATTCATATCGAGAGCTCACTGATGACGCCAAGCTTCTTTGCTAAAGCTGTTATTCCGCATGGAACATGCTGTGTTATAGCTGATCCACATGAGATTGCAAATGTTTTAGGCTTAAATGGAATAAAATTTATGATTGAAGATGCTGAGAGAACCCCGCTGAAGTTTTACTTCATGATTCCCTCATGTGTCCCATCAACAAATCTTGAGACCTCTGGAGCTGAGATAGGCTTAAGAGAGATAGAGATGCTTAAGGGCTTCAAAAATATTCTTGGTCTAGGCGAAGTCATGAACTATAAGGGTGTGATAAACAAGGATAAGTTAGTTTTAGATAAGATAAGGGCTTGCACGGGAATGATTATTGATGGGCATGCCCCTGGCTTAAGAGGCGATGATCTATGCGCATACATTTTAGCTGGGATAAACTCAGACCATGAGACAATAAGTCTAGAGGAAGCTAAGGAGAAGATAACCTTTGGAATGTGGATTATGATACGTGAGGGGTCAACGACTAAAGCGATCTCATCCCTCATAAAAATTGTTTCTAAAGGTTGTCCTGAAAGAGTTATGCTAGTGACTGATGATAGACATGCTGGTGATATTATAAGTGAGGGACATATAGACTACTGCTTGAGGAGGGCTGTTGAGGGGGCTTAG